Proteins encoded in a region of the Oncorhynchus gorbuscha isolate QuinsamMale2020 ecotype Even-year linkage group LG16, OgorEven_v1.0, whole genome shotgun sequence genome:
- the havcr2 gene encoding hepatitis A virus cellular receptor 1 homolog isoform X1, with translation MNTTTMRSTLHTLLTVSLLALCDGVMETVVGVAGRTVSLTCRYDTATLGLTEVCWGRGAQPSLFGCENTVIVTNGVEVTYRRSYRHRLPGKLQSGDVSLIIYNVGEGDSGYYHCRVALSGLFNDLTHTVHLIVRQAPVVPTVIPTVVPTVISTVPAQLLPITDTPGSSVIPENNKQAPLIPTVILTIVPTATEEQPLPITETSGSPFTPEKSREGEQGPDILYDCTTGPIIGLVKGIKQKMASPSLDSYIGHTVRVGAIAFIPGLILAVLLRLRRSRNSRVRGEPASSPSVSSRNPRAEIPLSHHDTDAWIYDAPTDVLTHQNT, from the exons ATGAACACAACGACAATGCGGTCTACACTTCATACCCTTCTCACAGTCTCTCTGTTGGCAT TGTGTGATGGCGTCATGGAGACAGTGGTTGGTGTTGCAGGTAGGACGGTATCTCTGACCTGTAGGTATGACACCGCTACCCTGGGTCTGACAGAGGTGTGCTGGGGGAGAGGAGCACAGCCGTCTCTCTTCGGCTGTGAGAACACAGTCATTGTTACTAATGGAGTAGAGGTAACCTACAGGAGGTCCTACAGACACAGGTTACCAGGGAAGCTTCAGAGTGGAGatgtctctctcattatctaCAACGTCGGAGAGGGAGACTCTGGGTATTACCACTGCCGTGTGGCGCTATCAGGACTGTTCAACGACCTGACGCACACCGTTCATTTAATTGTTCGACAAG CACCTGTCGTACCAACTGTCATCCCAACTGTCGTACCAACTGTCATCTCAACAGTACCAGCCCAACTCCTGCCCATCACAGACACACCTGGGTCCTCTGTTATACCAGAAAATAACAAACAAG CACCTCTTATCCCAACTGTCATCCTGACTATTGTCCCAACCGCGACAGAAGAACAACCACTGCCCATCACAGAAACATCTGGGTCCCCTTTCACAccagagaagagcagagaag GTGAGCAAGGTCCCGATATCCTTTATGACTGCACTACAGGCCCAATAATAGGTCTTGTCAAGGGAATTAAG CAGAAAATGGCATCTCCATCTCTGGATAGCTACATAGGACACACTGTCCGAGTGGGAGCCATCGCCTTCATCCCTGGTCTGATCCTAGCAGTTCTTCTTC GTCTCAGACGGTCCAGAAATAGCCGAGTCAGAGGAGAACCTGCCAGTTCCCCAAGTGTCAGCAGCAGGAACCCTAGAGCGGAAATACCCCTCAGTCACCACGATACAGATGCCTGGATCTATGATGCTCCTACAGATGTGTTGACTCATCAAAATACATGA
- the LOC124000519 gene encoding T-cell immunoglobulin and mucin domain-containing protein 4-like produces METSCVLGWFLLCLLSVSECIDPKVIGIEGQNVTLPCKYNTIKQGVSAICWGRGAIRNSGCNKEIISSDGTKVTWRSSVRYHLFGVLKRGDVSLTILNVTEKDSGQYGCRVLVHGLWNDEKYHVNLNIEKAPVPTTSQAKVTITQQTMDNHTHCHVTTNSTEYSDTSTPLYSESILEQMTGHKLPVIVVSILLVLTGVVIMSVLVILRKQWKTIDTVVQIPEHSGSSVLYSNSESSLGVHTREMAVENVYQIDDNERDDYEECPRQSMDTSPQSCCVYRAESELIG; encoded by the exons ATGGAGACTTCCTGTGTTTTAGGCTGGTTTCTCCTCTGTCTACTTTCAG TCAGTGAATGCATTGACCCAAAAGTCATTGGTATTGAGGGCCAGAATGTCACTCTGCCATGTAAATATAACACCATAAAGCAAGGTGTATCAGCCATATGCTGGGGGAGAGGAGCCATACGGAACTCTGGTTGTAACAAGGAAATCATCTCATCTGATGGCACTAAAGTGACATGGAGATCTTCGGTTAGATATCATTTATTCGGGGTGCTGAAGAGAGGGGATGTCTCTCTCACAATCCTCAATGTCACTGAAAAAGACTCGGGACAATACGGCTGTCGTGTGCTTGTTCACGGATTGTGGAATGATGAGAAATATCATGTCAACTTGAACATTGAGAAAG CACCTGTCCCGACAACATCTCAGGCTAAAGTGACCATAACTCAACAGACCATGGACAACCACACACACT GTCATGTGACCACAAATTCCACAGAGTATTCAGACACATCCACGCCACTTTACAGCGAATCAATTTTG GAGCAGATGACAGGTCATAAGCTGCCTGTGATCGTGGTGTCCATTCTACTGgttctgacaggggtggtgaTTATGTCTGTACTTGTCATCTTGA GAAAGCAATGGAAAACAATTGATACGGTAGTCCAAAT ACCAGAGCACTCTGGCAGCTCAGTCCTGTACAGCAACTCAGAGTCCAGCTTGGGTGTGCATACTCGAGAGATGGCGGTGGAGAACGTCTATCAAATAGATGACAACGAGAGAGACGACTATGAGGAGTGCCCCCGACAAAGCATGGACACATCACCACAGTCATGCTGTGTTTACAGGGCTGAGTCTGAACTTATAGGCTAA
- the LOC124000518 gene encoding T-cell immunoglobulin and mucin domain-containing protein 4-like produces the protein METHCALGWFLLCLLSVSECIDPKVIGIEGQNVTLPCKYNTIKQGVSAICWGRGAIPNSGCNKEIISSDGTKVTWRSSVRYHLFGVLKTGDVSLTILNVTEKDSGQYGCRVHVYGLWNDEKYHVNLKIEKAPVPTTSQAKVTITQQTMDNHTHCHVTTNSTEYSDTSTPLYSESILEQMTGHKLPVIVVSILLVLTGVVIMSVLVILRKRWKTIATVVQIPEHSGSSVLYSNSESSLGVHTREMAVENVYQIDDNERDDYEECPRQSMDTSPQSCC, from the exons ATGGAGACTCACTGTGCTTTAGGCTGGTTTCTCCTCTGTCTACTTTCAG TCAGTGAATGCATTGACCCAAAAGTCATTGGTATTGAGGGCCAGAATGTCACTCTGCCATGTAAATATAACACCATAAAGCAAGGTGTATCAGCCATATGCTGGGGGAGAGGAGCCATACCGAACTCTGGTTGTAACAAGGAAATTATCTCATCTGATGGCACTAAAGTGACATGGAGATCTTCGGTTAGATATCATTTATTCGGGGTGCTGAAGACAGGGGATGTCTCTCTCACAATCCTCAATGTCACTGAAAAAGACTCGGGACAATACGGCTGTCGTGTGCATGTTTACGGATTGTGGAATGATGAGAAATATCATGTCAACTTGAAAATTGAGAAAG CACCTGTCCCGACAACATCTCAGGCTAAAGTGACCATAACTCAACAGACCATGGACAACCACACACACT GTCATGTGACCACAAATTCCACAGAGTATTCAGACACATCCACGCCACTTTACAGCGAATCCATTTTG GAGCAGATGACAGGTCATAAGCTGCCTGTGATCGTGGTGTCCATTCTACTGgttctgacaggggtggtgaTTATGTCTGTACTTGTCATCTTGA GAAAGCGATGGAAAACAATTGCTACGGTAGTCCAAAT ACCAGAGCACTCTGGCAGCTCAGTCCTGTACAGCAACTCAGAGTCCAGCTTGGGTGTGCATACTCGAGAGATGGCGGTGGAGAACGTCTATCAAATAGATGACAACGAGAGAGACGACTATGAGGAGTGCCCCCGACAAAGCATGGACACATCACCACAGTCATGCTGTTAA
- the havcr2 gene encoding hepatitis A virus cellular receptor 1 isoform X2 has product MNTTTMRSTLHTLLTVSLLALCDGVMETVVGVAGRTVSLTCRYDTATLGLTEVCWGRGAQPSLFGCENTVIVTNGVEVTYRRSYRHRLPGKLQSGDVSLIIYNVGEGDSGYYHCRVALSGLFNDLTHTVHLIVRQAPVVPTVIPTVVPTVISTVPAQLLPITDTPGSSVIPENNKQAPLIPTVILTIVPTATEEQPLPITETSGSPFTPEKSREGEQGPDILYDCTTGPIIGLVKGIKKMASPSLDSYIGHTVRVGAIAFIPGLILAVLLRLRRSRNSRVRGEPASSPSVSSRNPRAEIPLSHHDTDAWIYDAPTDVLTHQNT; this is encoded by the exons ATGAACACAACGACAATGCGGTCTACACTTCATACCCTTCTCACAGTCTCTCTGTTGGCAT TGTGTGATGGCGTCATGGAGACAGTGGTTGGTGTTGCAGGTAGGACGGTATCTCTGACCTGTAGGTATGACACCGCTACCCTGGGTCTGACAGAGGTGTGCTGGGGGAGAGGAGCACAGCCGTCTCTCTTCGGCTGTGAGAACACAGTCATTGTTACTAATGGAGTAGAGGTAACCTACAGGAGGTCCTACAGACACAGGTTACCAGGGAAGCTTCAGAGTGGAGatgtctctctcattatctaCAACGTCGGAGAGGGAGACTCTGGGTATTACCACTGCCGTGTGGCGCTATCAGGACTGTTCAACGACCTGACGCACACCGTTCATTTAATTGTTCGACAAG CACCTGTCGTACCAACTGTCATCCCAACTGTCGTACCAACTGTCATCTCAACAGTACCAGCCCAACTCCTGCCCATCACAGACACACCTGGGTCCTCTGTTATACCAGAAAATAACAAACAAG CACCTCTTATCCCAACTGTCATCCTGACTATTGTCCCAACCGCGACAGAAGAACAACCACTGCCCATCACAGAAACATCTGGGTCCCCTTTCACAccagagaagagcagagaag GTGAGCAAGGTCCCGATATCCTTTATGACTGCACTACAGGCCCAATAATAGGTCTTGTCAAGGGAATTAAG AAAATGGCATCTCCATCTCTGGATAGCTACATAGGACACACTGTCCGAGTGGGAGCCATCGCCTTCATCCCTGGTCTGATCCTAGCAGTTCTTCTTC GTCTCAGACGGTCCAGAAATAGCCGAGTCAGAGGAGAACCTGCCAGTTCCCCAAGTGTCAGCAGCAGGAACCCTAGAGCGGAAATACCCCTCAGTCACCACGATACAGATGCCTGGATCTATGATGCTCCTACAGATGTGTTGACTCATCAAAATACATGA